The DNA window TCACGCAAGGGATTATGAGGAAATTGCCTGGAGCTCGTTTCCACTAGCTCTCCCTAATTGGGCTTGTATTTATGCACACAAATATCAACAGCGAGCGCACTGAACCCATGTGTCACTATAAATACTGTCTGACCTCTGGCAAGGAAGAGATGGAGTGGAGGACGAAGCGCTGCTACACACCAGCCAAATTTTATCTGCTCTACCCACCCTTTATTCCTTCAAAGGTCTCCGATTCAttggaattaattttcatttcgaGCCCAGCCAAAAGCCTCTTCCTGCCCCCAGAGCTGGTGTTTTGGGCAGCTGCCCGTGCGTGAGAGATCCTGCGCACCGACAGATGAGAGGTTGAGGGAGGCGGGTGAACTTCTGGAGACTTCAGTGCATTGCCAAGCAAAGGAGCTTCAAGAAACACACAATTTCCTGAGCCTTCTGCGAGATGCCACGAAACATCCAGCACAGCATTTTCCTCAAGTCCTCAAAGGACAGCCCTTCTGAACGAGAAAGGGTCTGAATTATGTGGTCCTGGAGAGGCTGTGAAGGTACTGAGGGAGCTCCGGGCACCCCAGGACAGGAGGAGGTGGCTATAGGGAGAGTTAACCCGACCACACATATCTCAGCTACATCTTCTTCAAACTTTTTTCCACATTCAAAGCAAAGATGAAGGGAGAAGGCCCCTGAAAGCATCACTACTCCTTTTCAGCCCACAAGGGGGAACCCATGAGAAAACGCAGGCTGTGACATCCAAGGACACGGTGCGTGAtgtcccctgcctcctcctctccttgaGCCAAGACAGCGACATCCAGGAACAGCTTGGACACGTTAGAGCATCCTCTTGGCCATCACCAGAGCCCACCACACCCCAGCCAGGCTTTTTCAACCCTTCGTCCTCCTCATGCGAAGCGCCCAACCTGCCTACACGAGGCTCCATCTCGAGCTCGAGTCCCGTGGGATCCCACAAGGTGTCCTGCAAGCGAGAATTCGCCCTCGGCCCTGAGGCGGTGCCATCCCGGGACGCCACTGCGCATCGCTTGAGATCCTTGAGCATGAGCAGTGCTGGAGAAACGCGGCGGTCACGGCCCCTGTCCCCAGAGCACAGCCACGGCACCGGAGGGTGGAAGGGGCTGGTGAGAGCGGGGGGCACACCGGAGAAGGGGGGGGCCCTCCTACAGGTCTGCAGACAGCACAACTCGGCTACACCACGGACTCCACCATGCTGAcgggagaggagcagggaggagagagggcGAGGGAAAAAGGGACTGGAGCGGAGAGAGAAAATGGGGATATAGTCACGGGGAAAGCAaggggggaagagaggaagataaatgaaaaacaggagtgagaaaatatataaaggaaaaaaaaaaagagactgaaaagaaagaaataataattaagaaaggaaagaaaaacgcACTCAGACAGGAGGACTCACAACTTCTCCAAGCGGGAGGAGGCATGAAACACATGCAGAGGATCAGCACATGGACAGTCTTTAAAGGGGAACCTGGTTGCTTTCAAGCGGGGAGCgagggctgctgctcctcccgCACGCCTGGCGCCGCCGTCCCTGCGTCACCCGAGGCTCCGACGCGCCCGAGCCCGCGAGCTCCCGGTGTCAGCAGCACTGCcccggccggggggggccggggagaccacccagagcaggctgtgaTGCCGAGGGGCGCGGGGGCTTGGTGCCTGGTCTGTGGTTTTTGGGTTTCCCTCTGCAGGGAGGCAACAACGCCCTCTTGCCTCTTTGGGGATGCGTTGCCGCACGCTGCATCCaagcagaagatgaaaaagTGCTCGTGCTAGCCCACAAATGGCATTATTTATCCCTGTTTGTCCATAAAAACCACCCAGGCTTCAACCAGCAAAAGCCACCGTGCaacagctcctgctcccagcaccaccGAGCTCGCAAactgcctctccctcccctcctctcagcttttattgctgcagTACAGAAAGCTGGCTGCTCTAGTACAAAATCCCCACGCTCTGCATCCACTGACAAATTTTACGACCCCAAATCATCAAGAAATTACTTGGCTGGGCTCTTTACAGGATTCCTCGCTTATTAGAGcgagatttattttccttatggcttctctttttttttttttttggataatgACTCTGGACTCGCTCCTGCGACTCCGAGCAGGACACAGGGCTGCTCCTCAGCCAGCATCCTTCTGGATGATGGGACCCTGCTCCCCAAACCCCACCAGCTCAGATGGGAGCTAACTGGGACCTGTGCAGGGGCCACAACAACTGGGGACACGAGCTGGGACTGAACAAGGCTGGGCTGAAGCTGCATTCGTTCAGGTTTCCAGGATTAAGGGAAGCACAGGGGATAAAGACGACACAAACCAGCCACAAGGGCTTCTCTTTCTCAATAAGTTTGGCACAGCCCCAATGGTTTTAACAAGTTTCAGCAGGATCTTTGCATCGGACACCCTGCTCTGGGATCAGCagaggagaacagaaggtgccaAGCGCTCAAGAGCTTTGGAGACCGCAAGGCTCAAACCTTAAAGGGTTTTGCTGTGCCCAGAGGTTTGTGGCTCCTCCACGGAGCACACATCCCATACCTGCTCCCATCACCACGATCTGActctccttcctgccttcccttccccgcTGCTCTCCCCACCCCAGGACAAACCTCTCCGTGAGCTGGAAAAATTCCTCTCCTGGAAATATCCACCCCATTTCCCCAGGCACCTCACCTCCCTTTCACAGGGCCTCCTTCCACTCCTGCAAGGCTCCTCAGGGTGTTCAAGGAGCCTCAGCCAGGAACTTGACTCTTCCCATCCAAGGCTGCAAGCTTCAGTTTTTGAAGACCAGTCCTAAAAAGGCTTGGGCATGGCCAGGCCCCACAAACCATCCCATCCGCGATCCCAGCTCTCCTTTCATAACCAGCCTGGCTGACAGCGCAATGGGTCAGTGTTCTGCTTTCTTGGGCTGGGAATGAGATTTATCCCACCTGATTTTATCAGTTTTagtgaaaagggggaaaatgcaAAAGTTATCTGCTTATAGGGTCAGGAAACCATCTCCAGACTGCTCCATTGCTGCTCCAGGGATGCCCGTGGCCTTCCAGAAAACCAGCCCCACCAGGGAGCCCATGAGAGGTATTTTCTTGGGAGAATCTTTCCAGATTTGCTTAGGGCTGTTTAATTACAACTGGGTCAGAATAAGTCTTACAGATTTCTCCAAGGAGCATTTCGGAGAGGGAGGGCTTTCACTGCAACTACATTTGCCACGGGAAGGATGAAACACCTCGCCGGCGGCCTCAAACTGTAGGTACACTGCTGCCAACCATAAAGtctaccttgaaaaaaaaaggcttctctCACTTTCTATGATAAATAAACCTTGGGAAGAAGGAATAGATCCAAGATAACCAAAAATCTCCATTTCCTGGAACAGAACTGGGGACTTattctggagctgcagcccaggagcaCCATTAGGAGCCGGCTTGTCCTGTAAGAAGTTATTCCATCTGGCTCAAGGTGCAGGACTCCAGGCTTTGGAGAAAGCAGGTCCCAGCACACGCCTCGCCAACGCCAGCCCTACCAGAGCCAGGGGTGCCTCCTAGCATCATCCTGTGCCAAAGAAGCCAGAGCCATGGGCAGATGCCAGCTCGGCGagccccagcacacacacacgagCATCACCGCGCCCAACACAGGTGCACCACCAGGCTCTCCAGCCACGCTGCCTCCCCAAAGGGAGAGGGGAAACCCAAAAGCCACAGAGACTGTGCGTCCAGAGGTGTTGCCTAGTGTTTGACAATTCCTTATTCCCCTTTAAAGGAAGAGATGGTATTGGAAAAGCCCCTTCCATGTCCCCTCTCATGCCCCGCTCCCGGCCACCCTCCACAGCGCCCACACCATCCTTTCGGACATGGATCACCCTTACCTATTGAGCTGAGGAGAAGCTTGTCTCGACAACACTGCCCAGATAGCTGAGATTAatcaaaaacaaagcagttatCAACACCCGCAAGGAGCCGAGCTCCGCAACACATCAGCACGTCAACAActccaaaggaaaaaggagggaaagaaaccGAACTGAAACACAAACGAAACAAGGCTGGAgaagaaagggggaaagaaacagaagagaaaggaaaaagaacaaaaataataaatcgaCGAAGCGAATGGATACACTGCATAAAAGCACGGACAACAGTGCTCTAACACAGACTTGTCCTGCACCTGGAGCTCCTCGGGGCGCCCTGGCTCTGAGACTGCGTGGAGACATGGACCTACGTGACCGTGCGTGCCTGCATCGCTACGGATCTGCCTTCCCAAAAAAGCCACGCAGAAGTCATCTCAGGCTCCTTCAGgtcttctccctccccagcctctcccGTGAGCCCTCCTGCACCCTACGCACCCCATCCCCAGCCGTGCCGGAGGGATTTCCTAAGGCCATAACGCTTCCAGGTACCAGAGGGTGGGAGTGAAATGCGGAGGGCACTGCGGGGTGAAAGgctgcctcccccctccccaaaaaaaccACAGCTCTTCTCCGAACGCCTCCGACCGCGCCGGCACATGGGGCTGGGTGCCCCGGCTCCACCGCGAGCCGAGGGGTTCGGCCCCCCCAACACAACAAGCCGAAATGAAGCGAGACGAAAGGATGGAACGAAAGCACGGCTACGGGATCTAGGGTGCTGTGAAAGAGAcggagggagagaggagaaatacagagagagaaagacgCTTTTGCCTGGAGCAACCCTGGTACCTGGAAAACCAGCCGCTACTGTCTGTCTAGTGCAGCCACATCCCTCTTTAGGGCAGGATCTGAGCGTGCCGGCGGCCTCCTGATTTCCGCTggggttttttggttttgtgttttgtgttttttttttcctctcctgacaTGCTGCTGGTGGGGCTAAGTCCTCGATCTCTCCCTGCCCGcgtcctggggctgcagcatcccTTTTGCAGATGGGGCGGTGACTTTTATAGCTGTTTCTGTCATGCATTAAAGCTCTCTAGACTCCGCGGGAAGGAAGGAACAGAAGGAAGACAAAGGCGCGGCGGCCCTAACGTTCGAAGAAAGCCAAGAGCCAGCAGCTAGAAGAGGAAACAACCGCCGGTGACACCAGGACACTTACCTAGGCGAGCCGGGAGCCGGGCCCGGTGGCCCAGGTCTTTGCCAGCCTGGCAGACGGCCCGCAGCCCGAGTCACAGAGCTCCCGGTTCCCACGTGAGAGGTCAGGGAGGAGGAAAGCGCGCCGGCAGCACCGGGAAGGCCGCCTGCCTAACCCCGAGCCGGCTCGGGCAGCGGCCATGCACCCTGCGCCCGCAGCACGAGCCTCTTCAGAGCCACGTCCTAGCAAAGCCCGCGGGACGCCATCTCCAAAAGGGATGCTGCAGCGTACCCAGAGCGACCCTACGAGTTGGGATGATGatggtggggaagggggcagaGGGACTGGGGGGGTGAGGCGGGGCAGGAAAGccgggagggggccgggggcaagggttttttttgggcagggaggggggggaccACGGGGTCTCACGCACTTACCCCGTGGTGGCTACCGTTGTCGATGTGGGCTCTGGTCTGAGGATCTCCTCACTAGCCCTCCTCGGAGAAGGGATGTCTCCGAAAACATCCATGGTGTCCGCGGGCAGGGAGGAGCCCTGGGAGCCTGAATAGCCGGTGGCCAGGGGGGTGAAGGCCGTGGCGGGTCGGTAGCTGGGGCTCTCTCCCCGGCTGCTCGGCGCGGGGGATCCGGTCGACGGCGTGGACTTGCGGGAGAAGCTGACCGccgcggggggctgcagggtgatCTCCGACACCTCCGCCTGCTGGAtgagccccggccggggccgggcgcggGCGGTCAGCTCCGGGGAGCTGTTGCGGGAGCTGAGGGGGCTTTGGGTCAGAGGAGAAAGCCTCGAAGGTTGTAGCACCACCTGATGTAAACTGGGCTCAGCCCTCCTGGTCTGCCGAGGGCTGGGCCGAGGTCGGGGTTGGGGCTCGTACCACCTGGTGTCCAGGCTGAATGTGCTTGTGCCGCTGTGGCCGACGGGCTCGGACGGTTCGTGGTAAGGCAACACGGGTATGCCCATACCTTGACTGGTATGTCTTAGCTGCCCTTGACATCCCATGGGTTGCATAGGTTTGTCCTGCcacttggtggtggtggtggggggcacGGAGGGTTGGCCCCTGCCGGGTGACTTGCCAGTCCAACTCTTTGGTGCCTCCAGGGGCAGGATGCCCGGGTAGGACGCGGGGACAACCTGGAGAGAGGAAGGGGGCGGCCCCCGAGGAAGACAACCGGTGGGCTGGGAGCCCTCGGCCGCCTCgcactgctggagctggggggggaacGCCGCGGGGGACGCCTCCAGGCTGCCGAAGGGGAACTCGGCCCTGCCCCAGGGCTCGGGGGACCGGCCCCCCGTGGGGGTCTGGGCCAGGGGCAGCGTGCTGTTAGAGGCGTTCTCCCCGTTCTCCTCGGGGATGGTGGGGTGTCCGAAGGGTCCCTCGGGGTGCAGAGGCGGGGAGGACATGACCGAGCTGAGCGGGCTGACTTCTGGCATGTAGAAGGGTGGCGGGTCCACctccccggggctgctgctgctgaggtaaCCGTAAAATTGGTGGTGGAAAGCCCGGGGGGCCGGTGGGCGAGCCTGGCCGGTGGGCTGCAGGGCGCCGGGACCCTCCAGCGCCCGGTGGAACCGGGGGCTGTATGCTGGTGGCTGAAGGTAGGACTCCTGGCTggaggagagaggggtgagCTGGGCTTTGAGGGCCGTGACGGAGGCGGGGACGACGGGGTCGTCGTTCTCCTCGTCCGACTGCCGGAATTCGGGGTACATGTCCGTCTCCTCCACGAAGGGGAAGCCCTCGATCCGCCGCGTCTTCAGGGAGGGCTCCATCTCGGCTGGGTCCATGACGAAGCGGCCGTCCGGCCCGCGGCTGATGAGCTCGATGGGGGTGGTGGCCTCAGCTTCGGCCTCCGCCTTGGAGACGCTGTACTTCTTGCTGCTGATGGCCCGCTTGGTCTTCTTGTAGAGGGACAGCTCCTTCTCCTTGGTGGGGCTCAGCATCCGCTTGGCCTGCGGGCCTTGGTCGTCGGAGGACTCGGAGGGGGGACGGAGCGTGCGGATGCTCTCGGGACTCACCTTGCCGGAAGACAACCTGGACCACAGGGGAGAAAAACCGAGAGAGGGGGCGGTCACCGAGGGGAAAGGAGCCCTTCTCGCCCAGAAGAGCTGCTGGAtccagaaaacaaagcattacCGGCTCTCCAAGGAGGAACTGCTAGAAGAAATTTGTGGGGACTACCAAGACGGCAGAGCCTTGCCCAGCTCCAACAAAGGCTGCAAGAAGCAAGTGGAAGAGAGGAGCCAGAAGCACCACACATCATACCTGCTCCTCGGGTACACCATCCCCCTTAGGGCAGGCAGTTCACTCCAGTGCCTTGCAACAAGCTCCACAGTCCCATCAGAATGAAAGATCCCGAGCTCACTTCCAACTCCTTCAAAAGTTTTCTACGTTCACCTGAGCTACCCACACCTGGGGAAGCCCCCAAGAGGAGGTGCTCCCCGATTTTTAGGGCTCCAGAGGGATGGCAGACAAGCATCCCCTCCTGCAGACCTCAGCATCTCACTTGGAGCTGCTGACAGATGATATCAAATCAACTTTTTCCCCCATTCTGAGTACTCAAATTTAAGGCTGAGAGCCTCAAAAGACACAGAGGTGGCAGGGGAAGACAAACATCAGAACAGCATCCCTAGTCAGAAAGCCTTGGACAAACAGGATTGAAGGGCAAAAGGTAGCAGATCCAACAGAGATGGTGTGGGCACGGTATTTCAGTGCCGTGGATGAACTGAAAAGAGCAAGACTAAGATCCACCAGCACTGGGACATTTTGCAGCTGTCCAGGAGACTAAGCACGAGGAGTCCACACCTCAGACTCTTTCTTGCACTCACATCAGGAAGATGTTCCCACTGTTTAGTACCTACAAGTGCTTTTGACAGGCTCTTAAGAGTTGTGGCTAGCGCAGCATCACAATCCACAGCCTTTGGGCACACGTGGAAAGAGGCTTTGGCAGGAGATTCTTCATGGGAAATGACAAGATACGCAGTTAAGAGTCTGAATTtcccaagaaaaaacaaacagcacaacTCAAAACTACTCTGGGCTTGCATGAAGGACTCCGTACGCAGCAGTAGCCCGTTTCCTGAGGAGCCACTTCAAGCTGGGTGTGTAATTCCTTTCCACCTGGTCAAGGTGTACAGATCCACCGGTCGTCCCTTAAAGTCCTAAAGTTTGCTGTGTTTgtccctgctgctttctgctccaaAGCCTGTTTGTCTCTTGCGAACCGTTCTGTTCCCAAAAGTTCAGGGAACACGAAAACCAAACCATCAGCAGCAATACAACAAGGCCAGACATTGCCATTTGACCTTTGCAACAACTGTAGAAAGAGGCACCGTGAAGACCCACAGCCTGGTGCCGCATCTAAGACAGATACTTACGGGGACTCCAAACTCTTCCTGCAGTGGGTTATCGAGAGAGGAGGGTCTGGAAGAgaataaaaaggggaaagaagagagaacGCTAAGGAGGCGCAACAAGACAGAGACAGACAAACAACATCACAACCACAAAAGAAGACACTCAACAAGAGGCCAAGGTTTCATCGCTCCAGTGCTTTAATGGTTGCTGACAACACACGGCTCCCGTCACAGTTTCCTATCAGTGCTGCGGCCGCAGTCTCGCACGCTAGAGGCGAAGGAGCCCATTCCCCTGCCCTCTCCAGCTCCCCAGCCGCCTGGACGGGTGGTGGTTTCCCTACCGGGTGCTCCTGCAAGGCGGCTGCAGTCCCAGCTTTAGGGAAGCGGGGCGGCGGAGTCTCCTTCATGGGGTCTTCTCTAGCCTAGCGCAGCCGTCGGGCACTGCTCGTGCAGgcgaggcagagcccagcaccaggGGGACCTCGGGGAGGGTCACGGTCCCCTCCCCGGCCAAGGGGACATCCCAGCCCTAGCCCCCAAGCTCTAGGAGTTGTCACCACACCAAAGCACGCCCTCGGACATCCCAGGCTAGGGTTTCTCTGCCGCCTCTTCACCCACCCTTCCTCTCCCACTCCCGACCACGGGCGCTTTCAGGCACAGCTGGGGGATGAAGTCAGGGCTTCACCTGAAGACGCGCGCGGGTGGAAGAAGAGACAGACAGGGAAGAACATTACCACCACAACACAaccagggaggaggaggaggaggagagaaacaACGAGGAgacaggagggaggagggaggcacGCCGGGGCCGGGCTCACCTTTCTTGCGCTTGAGTTTGCGTTTGCGTTGCTTGTTGACGAAGCAGGCGGCGAGTGTGCTGAAGAGGATGGCAGCAGCCAGGAAGCAGATGGTGGCAACGATGCCAGCCAGCACCGGGCGGGCTAAACCCTCGTCCGTCAGGTCAGGCTGAGGGAATAcgtctggggaaaaataaaaaaaaataaataaataacagccaTCAGGTGTTAGACACGCACGCactcctgcctgctgcttctccctaGGGGATCAACTGCAGTCTGAAGGGCAAAGCTGTCCTGACGCAAGGCAACTCGCTCGCTCCTGGTACTGAGGATAACCTTGAAGCAAAAACGCTGCCTTAAACCGAGCCCATGTGGGGAGACCTGTGaatgctgctgcaggctgacaCCGAGTAATTTGGTGACCTCACACGAGATGGACCCTTTGTCTCTGGTGATGGACACAGCAGGAAAAAGTGCTCACAGCACACAAATGCACGGTTATGCACGGATGAACACAGCTGCACAACACCCACAGTTATTCCCCTTCCTATAATAACcaactgcagctgcagcagcaccaggtaTCTCTCTCCGAGCCCTCACCACACCACTCCACTGGCCATGACTGAATCCGAACCACCACCGGAGCTTATTTAGCTGCCTCTGTTTGCAGACACAGGAGTGGTTATTGCATCCTGCACACACCAGTGCCCCTGCCACGTACCCGCATGGGGTCAGCGCGCATCCGCCCGCTGGGAGCACCGGCACTCAGCCACGGACAGCAgcccaggagggccagggcacATGCACACCCTGAGGCTGCAGCTGGCTCCGTGCACCCTGAGCTGTCAAACCCCATCAGAAACATCGTGcaagaggagagcagcagctctgggagggCAGCGAGCAGGCTCCCTGCATCGCGCCAGCACCACTTGGGGGCAGAGAGAGACCGCTTCATGCCTGCGCACAGCCGAGCTGGGCGGCTCCTcgttttttttccaggaaagccATACTAGCAGCTCATCACATCCTCTCCTCCTGCAGACCTTCCCTTACCATGGCCATCCCCTGCTCTGCCTGGCCCTGGCTGAAAATCGCTCCTCCGAGCTGCACCGGGGTGCAGGGGACACGCTGCAGCGAGTCTCCATCTCCTACTGCAAagctctgctgtgttttgtggttttgttttttttttttttccccctctcagaCACCGCACTGCAGTGCTGCGTTTCCCTCTCTGCacctttcatttccatttctaggctgcgcagcGCCCGGCTCCCAGCTTTGTTCTCAGGGCACCCCACAGAGCCgagctgcccctctgctccgAGGGATGCCGCACCGCACCCGTCAGGAAGGAATAACCGAGGGGTTGTCCTCGCCTGCTCTCAGCACCTTGCTCCATTCCTGCTGGGAGGGCCCCAGCTtctccccccacctcccagATCTCCCCTTGGCTGTGGAAAGCCCTGCCAGCATCAGCCCCTGCACTGCAGTGCTCATTTCCAGCACTGAGTCCAAAACGAAGGCTTCCTGCCATCAGAAAGGCAGCAGCTGTGTGCTGGGACACTAACGCAAAGCCCACACCCATCAGCCCAGCTCACAGCCAGGGTTCTCAggcaaaaaacacaaacccagTGCTCCCACCCTGCTGGTGCACCACCCGGGCACggcaccagctgcagccagcagaaatGGTCCCACAGCCACCAGGcacggggagggaggaggaaacaGCACCCCTTACCTGTGCTGGACACGCCAGCAACGTTACTGGGTTCGCTGATGAGATCCTGCATGACCGCCAGGACACGGAACTCGTACCAAGTGTCCTGAAACACCAAGCACATCCATCAGAAGGACAGCACCCCAAAAAGCACCTCCCTGGGGCCACAGCAGGCAGTGCGATGCCTGCACACTGCTGGAGCAGTGTCGGGTCAGTCCCAGCTCACCTGGGACAAGTCCTTGGCAAAAAACTCGCTCTCGGTCCCAAGGATGGCATCGTCCAAGATCTCCCACCTCTCCCCGACGCGGAACTCCATGATGTAGCGGTCGATGGGAAAGCTGTGGTTGGCAGGAGGGAGCCACGACAGGAGGACGCCTTGCTGTGTCCGGTTGGCTGTGAGGCACCTCGGTGGGGTAACCAACACCAGAGGCTCTGGAGTTGTTACAGGGAATGCTGCGGACAGGGAGGATGGGACAAGGCGCCTTTGAGGTGGGGGTAAGGGAAGCCCAGAGGATGCTCTCCTCCCCGGGGTGATAGCCACGATCTCTCCCTTGTATTTCGGAGCAGGGGCTCCTGGTGCACCTGCACAGGGTGTCCTGCAAGGTGCAGGTGAGCCTGCACAACAGCAGCGTGCCGGGATCTCCCCCACATGCTGGCACCAGCACAGACAGACTGtgaccacagcagcagctccctcctcccAGGTCAGGACATGTCTCAGCACATGCTCTTGTCTCAGAGACACAAAGGCGGCTTTCCAAAAAGAGGGAGGACTAAAGATGCTCTGACTACAAAAAGGGGCACAGCATCACaaagcctcctcctcccccgaCCTACTTGTGAGGAGCCCCCAGGCGGGTACCCAAGCACAAGGCCCTTTGTGATGCTCCCGCTCTGAGCTGCACACCAGTGGCTTTGTGCTCTGTTAATAACTCCTGACCCCAGATGAACCTAAGGAAGATCTGTAAGGTGACCAGCACAGCTCTCCTGAACCGTCAGGACAAGCTTTTAGGTGTCCTGAGCATCCAGCAAAGCCCCCAGGTTTCATCCACAACGCTCCAAAAAAAATACCTCTGTGGCAGGAAACCACTGCTGCCAGCcaccagctccatcccagcagGCAGGACACGTGGCAAGGAGCAAGCCCCCCTGCTCTGCAGGCCTCCCGAAGCCCCCTCACCCTCTGCCCCACGTGTTTATGAGGACCCACCTAGAGTGTTCACAGTGACCACCTCACTGAAGGAGCTGGTGCCCAGCTTGTTTTGAGCCAAGACGCTGAACTGGTACGCGGTCTCCGGTTCCAAGGTATCCACCAGGAGCCAGCTGGAACCAGCTGGCACGGGGAGAGACAGCCAGTCGTGGGGGCCAAACTGGGCTCTCTTCACCCTGCCAAGAGAGAGGGGAGCATCCTCAGGGAAGGTGCCTCCAACCGGCAGGACGAAGACCTCGTGTTTACTTCTCGAGTGAAAATGGAGCCGTCCCGAGAGATGGTTTGGTTTGGCAGCAGCGATGTGCATGGACGTGGCGCTGACGCTCGCCACCCGAGAGCTGGCTCAGGGTCAGCGCACACGAGGACCTGGAGCACCATCCCATCACGCCATGGCACTGCTACCAGCCCTCCCTGCTGTCTTGTAGCCCCTGTGCCCTCAAAGGGCAAATTTGgttattttttcactttaagCAATGCAAAAGTGATGGGCTCTGGTCTCATTT is part of the Anas platyrhynchos isolate ZD024472 breed Pekin duck chromosome 25, IASCAAS_PekinDuck_T2T, whole genome shotgun sequence genome and encodes:
- the IGSF9B gene encoding protein turtle homolog B isoform X1, with translation MIWYVAALVASVLGARGVPVQGALGSREEPEFVTARAGESVILGCDVIHPLTGQPPPYVVEWFKFGVPIPIFIKFGFYPPHVDPGYAGRASLHDKASLRIEQVRSEDQGWYECKVLMLDQQYDTFHNGSWVHLTVNAPPTFTETPPQYVEAKEGSSVTLTCMAFGNPKPIVTWLREGELLAASSKYQVSDGSLTVLSVSREDRGAYTCRAYSIQGEAVHTTRLLVQGPPFIVSPPENITVNISQDALFTCQAEAYPGNLTYLWYWEEENVYFKNDLKLRVRILIDGTLIIFRVKPEDAGKYTCIPSNSLGRSPSASAYLTVQYPARVVNMPPVIYVPIGIHGYIRCPVEAEPPVTLVKWNKDGRPLRIEKYSGWNLLEDGSIRIEEATEDALGTYTCVPYNALGTMGQSPPARLVLKDPPYFTVLPGWEYRQEAGRELLIPCAAAGDPFPIIAWRKVGKPSRSKHNTLPGGTLQIRSLGKDDHGEWECVATNVVASITASTHLTVVGTSPHAPTSVHVVVAMTSANVSWEPGYDGGYEQTFSVWYGPLVKRAQFGPHDWLSLPVPAGSSWLLVDTLEPETAYQFSVLAQNKLGTSSFSEVVTVNTLAFPVTTPEPLVLVTPPRCLTANRTQQGVLLSWLPPANHSFPIDRYIMEFRVGERWEILDDAILGTESEFFAKDLSQDTWYEFRVLAVMQDLISEPSNVAGVSSTDVFPQPDLTDEGLARPVLAGIVATICFLAAAILFSTLAACFVNKQRKRKLKRKKDPPLSITHCRKSLESPLSSGKVSPESIRTLRPPSESSDDQGPQAKRMLSPTKEKELSLYKKTKRAISSKKYSVSKAEAEAEATTPIELISRGPDGRFVMDPAEMEPSLKTRRIEGFPFVEETDMYPEFRQSDEENDDPVVPASVTALKAQLTPLSSSQESYLQPPAYSPRFHRALEGPGALQPTGQARPPAPRAFHHQFYGYLSSSSPGEVDPPPFYMPEVSPLSSVMSSPPLHPEGPFGHPTIPEENGENASNSTLPLAQTPTGGRSPEPWGRAEFPFGSLEASPAAFPPQLQQCEAAEGSQPTGCLPRGPPPSSLQVVPASYPGILPLEAPKSWTGKSPGRGQPSVPPTTTTKWQDKPMQPMGCQGQLRHTSQGMGIPVLPYHEPSEPVGHSGTSTFSLDTRWYEPQPRPRPSPRQTRRAEPSLHQVVLQPSRLSPLTQSPLSSRNSSPELTARARPRPGLIQQAEVSEITLQPPAAVSFSRKSTPSTGSPAPSSRGESPSYRPATAFTPLATGYSGSQGSSLPADTMDVFGDIPSPRRASEEILRPEPTSTTVATTGKRPSPSGDAAAPERLEALKYQRIKKPKKSSKGSSKNRKQSNGSASQVQHLPSSQVLWPDEAVCLRKKKRHPRQDPFARLSALKDDLCHRQLPEDQTAILNSVDHDDPSGHATLL
- the IGSF9B gene encoding protein turtle homolog B isoform X2, translating into MIWYVAALVASVLGARGVPVQGALGSREEPEFVTARAGESVILGCDVIHPLTGQPPPYVVEWFKFGVPIPIFIKFGFYPPHVDPGYAGRASLHDKASLRIEQVRSEDQGWYECKVLMLDQQYDTFHNGSWVHLTVNAPPTFTETPPQYVEAKEGSSVTLTCMAFGNPKPIVTWLREGELLAASSKYQVSDGSLTVLSVSREDRGAYTCRAYSIQGEAVHTTRLLVQGPPFIVSPPENITVNISQDALFTCQAEAYPGNLTYLWYWEEENVYFKNDLKLRVRILIDGTLIIFRVKPEDAGKYTCIPSNSLGRSPSASAYLTVQYPARVVNMPPVIYVPIGIHGYIRCPVEAEPPVTLVKWNKDGRPLRIEKYSGWNLLEDGSIRIEEATEDALGTYTCVPYNALGTMGQSPPARLVLKDPPYFTVLPGWEYRQEAGRELLIPCAAAGDPFPIIAWRKVGKPSRSKHNTLPGGTLQIRSLGKDDHGEWECVATNVVASITASTHLTVVGTSPHAPTSVHVVVAMTSANVSWEPGYDGGYEQTFSVWVKRAQFGPHDWLSLPVPAGSSWLLVDTLEPETAYQFSVLAQNKLGTSSFSEVVTVNTLAFPVTTPEPLVLVTPPRCLTANRTQQGVLLSWLPPANHSFPIDRYIMEFRVGERWEILDDAILGTESEFFAKDLSQDTWYEFRVLAVMQDLISEPSNVAGVSSTDVFPQPDLTDEGLARPVLAGIVATICFLAAAILFSTLAACFVNKQRKRKLKRKKDPPLSITHCRKSLESPLSSGKVSPESIRTLRPPSESSDDQGPQAKRMLSPTKEKELSLYKKTKRAISSKKYSVSKAEAEAEATTPIELISRGPDGRFVMDPAEMEPSLKTRRIEGFPFVEETDMYPEFRQSDEENDDPVVPASVTALKAQLTPLSSSQESYLQPPAYSPRFHRALEGPGALQPTGQARPPAPRAFHHQFYGYLSSSSPGEVDPPPFYMPEVSPLSSVMSSPPLHPEGPFGHPTIPEENGENASNSTLPLAQTPTGGRSPEPWGRAEFPFGSLEASPAAFPPQLQQCEAAEGSQPTGCLPRGPPPSSLQVVPASYPGILPLEAPKSWTGKSPGRGQPSVPPTTTTKWQDKPMQPMGCQGQLRHTSQGMGIPVLPYHEPSEPVGHSGTSTFSLDTRWYEPQPRPRPSPRQTRRAEPSLHQVVLQPSRLSPLTQSPLSSRNSSPELTARARPRPGLIQQAEVSEITLQPPAAVSFSRKSTPSTGSPAPSSRGESPSYRPATAFTPLATGYSGSQGSSLPADTMDVFGDIPSPRRASEEILRPEPTSTTVATTGKRPSPSGDAAAPERLEALKYQRIKKPKKSSKGSSKNRKQSNGSASQVQHLPSSQVLWPDEAVCLRKKKRHPRQDPFARLSALKDDLCHRQLPEDQTAILNSVDHDDPSGHATLL